Proteins encoded in a region of the Zunongwangia endophytica genome:
- a CDS encoding Fur family transcriptional regulator: MQEIEEILKAKGIRPTAVRLLVYKFMAQESLAMSLNDIEAAFDKTERTTLFRSLKLFEEKGLVHKIEDGSGMAKYALQTLEEGNVSDKLHLHFHCSKCGETQCLTDQTIPNISLPNGFKATDANLVVKGLCDKCSK; the protein is encoded by the coding sequence ATGCAAGAAATAGAAGAGATTTTAAAAGCAAAAGGAATTAGACCTACAGCAGTACGTTTGTTAGTATATAAATTTATGGCGCAAGAATCTTTGGCGATGAGCTTAAATGATATTGAAGCTGCTTTTGATAAAACCGAACGCACCACGCTTTTTAGAAGTTTGAAATTGTTTGAAGAAAAAGGTCTGGTACACAAAATTGAAGACGGTAGCGGTATGGCTAAATACGCGCTGCAAACATTAGAAGAAGGCAATGTTAGTGATAAACTGCATTTACACTTTCACTGTTCTAAATGTGGGGAAACGCAATGTCTAACCGATCAAACTATACCCAATATTAGTCTGCCTAATGGTTTTAAAGCCACCGACGCGAATCTAGTGGTAAAAGGACTTTGTGATAAGTGTTCTAAATAA
- a CDS encoding carboxylesterase/lipase family protein — protein MMKKIIFFLAGLGLISCKENVSSSNTSEKNLIVKTENGAIEGFTNNDKSVLKYFGIPFAQPPVDKLRWKAPQDAKDWKDTLVTKAFKNKPVQANVYGDMNSRSNGMSEDCLYLNVWIPQTNSKEKLPVLVYFYGGGFLAGDASEPRYDGEAMAKKGIVVVTVNYRLNIFGFMAHPELSEEAPYEASGNYGLLDQQKGLEWVQNNIAAFGGDPNKITIAGESAGSISVSAQMASPLSKDIMNAAIGESGASIYPTLAPVSLEEAEANGVKFVEKVGAKSLAELRGMSTDSIFKLYQNAGRFNFPTVIDGYFLPKSLPEIFKAEEQAQVPLLVGWNSAEIPGSAIMQGLENTTENFRKKVNEIYPEDYKEVLNLYPHSNTDELKKSATQLASDRFIVYSTWKWFDLHRKNSNQPVYRYLFSKIRPELKDDSKQAGLAGGTKKKAEKNSESPKPIGAPHASEIEYFLGNLDRNNEYSWTQDDYKTSETIQKYIANFIKTGNPNNEELPKWNPAKENDQNPPILIIDTESKPENATNDERFLFLDQYYQK, from the coding sequence ATGATGAAAAAAATTATATTTTTTCTAGCAGGATTAGGTCTCATTTCGTGCAAAGAAAATGTTAGCTCTTCTAACACTTCAGAAAAAAATCTAATCGTTAAAACTGAAAATGGAGCTATTGAAGGTTTTACCAATAACGATAAATCGGTTCTAAAATATTTCGGTATTCCTTTTGCTCAACCGCCGGTAGATAAACTACGTTGGAAAGCTCCACAAGATGCAAAAGATTGGAAAGATACGTTGGTAACCAAAGCTTTTAAAAATAAACCAGTACAAGCCAATGTTTACGGAGACATGAATTCCCGATCTAACGGTATGAGCGAGGATTGTTTATATTTAAATGTCTGGATACCACAAACTAATTCTAAAGAAAAACTACCCGTACTCGTTTATTTCTATGGAGGCGGATTTTTAGCAGGAGATGCTTCCGAACCTCGATATGATGGAGAAGCTATGGCTAAAAAAGGAATTGTTGTAGTTACAGTAAATTACAGGTTAAACATCTTCGGCTTTATGGCCCACCCAGAGTTAAGCGAAGAAGCTCCATACGAAGCCTCTGGAAACTACGGATTATTAGATCAGCAAAAAGGCTTAGAATGGGTACAAAACAATATCGCTGCATTTGGTGGTGACCCTAATAAAATTACAATTGCCGGAGAATCTGCAGGTTCCATCTCGGTAAGCGCACAAATGGCTTCTCCCCTTTCAAAAGACATAATGAATGCCGCTATTGGTGAAAGTGGTGCCTCTATTTATCCAACATTAGCGCCCGTTTCTCTGGAAGAGGCAGAAGCAAATGGTGTTAAGTTTGTTGAAAAAGTAGGCGCTAAATCACTTGCAGAATTACGAGGAATGAGTACCGACTCTATTTTCAAATTATATCAAAATGCAGGTAGATTTAATTTTCCTACCGTAATAGACGGTTATTTTTTACCGAAATCTCTCCCTGAAATTTTTAAAGCTGAAGAACAAGCTCAAGTACCTTTGCTAGTAGGATGGAATTCTGCCGAAATTCCCGGATCGGCAATAATGCAAGGTTTAGAGAATACCACAGAAAATTTCAGAAAAAAAGTAAATGAAATCTATCCTGAAGATTACAAAGAAGTTCTAAATCTTTATCCACATTCTAACACTGATGAACTAAAAAAATCAGCAACACAATTAGCCTCCGATCGTTTTATCGTATATAGTACTTGGAAGTGGTTCGACCTGCATCGAAAAAATTCCAATCAACCTGTTTACCGATATTTATTCAGCAAAATTAGACCAGAACTAAAAGACGATTCTAAACAAGCAGGATTGGCTGGCGGCACTAAAAAGAAAGCTGAAAAAAATTCTGAATCGCCAAAACCAATTGGTGCTCCTCATGCTTCAGAAATAGAATACTTTTTAGGAAATCTAGATCGAAATAATGAATATTCTTGGACTCAAGACGATTATAAAACTTCTGAAACCATCCAAAAATATATCGCGAATTTCATTAAAACCGGAAATCCTAATAATGAGGAATTACCGAAATGGAATCCAGCTAAAGAAAACGATCAAAATCCACCAATATTAATAATTGACACCGAATCTAAACCTGAAAATGCTACTAATGATGAACGATTTTTATTTTTAGATCAATACTATCAGAAATAA
- a CDS encoding efflux RND transporter periplasmic adaptor subunit: MKIYSIISLLLLGFLIACGNAETKEVAEKSSTAEINAEENSHEELNGVEISASQFDALAIKIGEIKLRNMAGMVKANGQLEVPPQNEASVTTVYGANIKSIEVIEGHPVSKGQVLAYISHPEIVDIQTRFLNAFNQFQLKEKEYARQKKLYDAGVSSGEKFQITETEFQNAKQATSGLKTQLKLLNINPNQIIQGKIYQEVSIISPINGAVEKVNVKTGQYVNAQTELFEILNTNDVHADLMVFEKDIQNVENGQKVMLSLKSRPDLEMEAVIISVGQAFEENPKAVHIHAEIENKPKNLIPGMYLTGRIITENNETEALPTAAIFTENGRDYIFKAEKNNDNWMFSPVEVKTDVEDGDWISVTFMNPEEKDAKFALNNAYYLQAEMNKGEGGHSH, from the coding sequence ATGAAAATATATTCAATTATAAGTTTGCTGTTACTGGGCTTTTTAATAGCCTGCGGAAATGCAGAAACGAAAGAAGTAGCAGAGAAATCTAGTACTGCAGAAATTAATGCTGAAGAAAATTCGCATGAAGAATTAAACGGAGTTGAAATTAGTGCCTCCCAATTTGATGCTTTAGCAATAAAAATTGGTGAAATTAAGCTTCGAAATATGGCAGGCATGGTAAAAGCGAATGGACAGCTGGAAGTGCCGCCGCAAAATGAAGCTTCGGTAACTACGGTTTATGGCGCAAATATTAAAAGTATCGAGGTGATTGAAGGTCATCCAGTAAGCAAAGGACAAGTTCTAGCCTATATCTCGCATCCTGAAATTGTGGATATTCAAACTCGATTTTTAAATGCATTCAATCAATTTCAGCTTAAAGAAAAAGAATACGCGCGCCAAAAGAAGCTTTATGATGCGGGGGTGTCTTCCGGAGAAAAATTTCAGATTACAGAAACCGAATTTCAGAATGCAAAACAAGCGACGAGTGGTTTAAAAACGCAATTAAAATTGCTAAATATCAATCCAAACCAGATCATACAAGGCAAAATATATCAAGAAGTCTCTATTATTAGTCCGATTAACGGTGCTGTTGAAAAAGTGAATGTAAAGACGGGACAATATGTAAACGCACAAACCGAACTTTTCGAAATACTAAATACCAACGATGTTCATGCAGATTTGATGGTTTTTGAAAAAGACATCCAAAATGTCGAAAATGGGCAAAAAGTGATGCTTTCTTTAAAATCAAGACCCGATTTAGAAATGGAAGCTGTAATCATCTCGGTAGGGCAGGCGTTTGAAGAAAATCCAAAGGCTGTTCATATTCATGCTGAAATTGAGAATAAGCCTAAAAACTTAATTCCGGGAATGTATCTTACAGGAAGAATTATTACTGAAAATAACGAAACTGAAGCTTTACCAACAGCAGCTATTTTTACTGAAAACGGTAGAGATTATATTTTTAAAGCTGAAAAAAATAATGACAACTGGATGTTTTCTCCGGTTGAAGTTAAAACTGATGTTGAGGATGGCGACTGGATAAGTGTTACATTTATGAATCCTGAAGAGAAAGACGCAAAATTTGCTTTAAATAATGCCTATTATTTGCAGGCAGAAATGAATAAAGGCGAGGGTGGTCACTCACATTAA